A section of the Pirellulales bacterium genome encodes:
- a CDS encoding MFS transporter, translating into MEAATERPLRGAWLILGLLWALAILNYLDRIMITTMRGSLVEAIPMTDAQFGLLTSAFLWVYGLLSPLAGFLADRFSRSRIIIGSVLVWSAVTWLTAQADTFEELLFARAMMGISEASYIPAALALITDYHRGTTRSLAVGIHMTGVFIGGGVAGVGGWLAEKYTWNFAFQLFGVAGVVYAFVLFMLLRDAPQRDAPAEMQDRGSRRVTFVAALGALLTRPSYLILLAYWGLLSITGWAVAGWMPSFLTEQFHLSQGKAGLLATGCSQAASLVGVLVGGAWADRWCRADDRGRVFVPIVGLLVAAPAILLVTNVDVLPWALAGLVIFGLTIAFNDANMMPILCQVADERYRATGYGILNLFGCLIGGLSIYAGGVLRDANVNVSVVFRFATIGMAICVVLLLRIAHVIKAGRVSDGRFTTIPNSAGVSVSEAAADL; encoded by the coding sequence ATGGAAGCTGCAACCGAAAGACCGTTGCGAGGGGCGTGGCTCATTCTCGGGCTGCTGTGGGCCTTGGCCATTTTGAATTACCTCGACCGCATCATGATCACGACGATGCGCGGATCGTTGGTCGAGGCAATTCCCATGACCGACGCGCAGTTCGGCTTGCTCACGTCCGCCTTTTTGTGGGTCTATGGATTGCTGAGCCCGCTGGCGGGATTTCTCGCTGATCGCTTCAGTCGCAGCCGGATCATTATTGGCAGCGTGCTGGTGTGGTCGGCCGTCACCTGGCTCACTGCGCAAGCCGACACGTTCGAAGAGCTGCTGTTCGCCCGCGCCATGATGGGCATCAGCGAAGCGAGCTATATTCCCGCGGCTCTGGCTCTGATTACGGACTATCACCGCGGCACGACACGCTCGCTGGCGGTGGGAATCCATATGACAGGCGTTTTTATCGGCGGGGGCGTGGCGGGGGTCGGCGGTTGGTTGGCCGAGAAATATACGTGGAATTTTGCTTTCCAGCTTTTCGGAGTGGCCGGCGTTGTTTACGCCTTCGTGCTTTTCATGCTGTTGCGCGACGCTCCACAGCGCGACGCGCCGGCGGAGATGCAAGACCGAGGCTCGCGTCGTGTCACGTTCGTTGCGGCGCTCGGCGCTCTTCTTACGCGTCCGTCGTACCTGATCTTGCTCGCTTATTGGGGTTTGCTCAGCATTACGGGTTGGGCCGTCGCGGGTTGGATGCCCTCGTTCCTGACCGAGCAGTTTCATCTGTCGCAGGGAAAGGCGGGCCTCCTGGCGACGGGATGTTCGCAGGCGGCGTCGCTCGTTGGCGTACTTGTCGGCGGCGCCTGGGCCGATCGCTGGTGCCGCGCCGATGATCGCGGACGCGTCTTTGTGCCTATCGTTGGATTGTTGGTTGCCGCGCCCGCCATTCTGCTTGTCACGAATGTAGACGTCCTGCCGTGGGCTCTTGCGGGCCTGGTGATCTTTGGCCTCACGATTGCCTTCAACGACGCCAACATGATGCCCATCCTCTGCCAGGTAGCCGACGAACGCTATCGCGCCACCGGGTATGGAATCTTGAACCTGTTCGGGTGCCTGATCGGCGGCCTGTCGATATACGCAGGCGGAGTTTTGCGCGATGCGAACGTGAACGTGTCCGTGGTCTTCCGATTCGCCACGATTGGGATGGCGATATGCGTCGTGCTCTTGCTGCGCATTGCCCATGTCATCAAGGCCGGCCGGGTTAGCGACGGACGATTTACGACAATCCCGAATTCCGCCGGAGTGAGTGTCAGCGAGGCCGCAGCCGATCTTTAA